The genomic segment CAAAATAAATTCGACAACGACAAATATCAGTTCCTTTCGCTTCTTGATGAAGCCATTGACCTTGATGAAATTATTCCTGTTTCTTTTATTTCTCATTTTTACGCCAGTACCGGAAGACCTCGCAAACATCAGCTTTATCCAATGCTTAAGGCACTTCTTATCCAGCGTATTTTCTCAATCCCGACGGACACACTCCTGATCGTATTTTTGAAATTTTCCCAGGAACTGCGTGATTTCTGCGGTTTTGATGTTGTTCCGGATGGTTCCAAATTTACACGTTTCAAACAGGATTTTTTATCGGACTTACAATCTATGTTCGATCATCTTGTTGATCTGACCGAACCGATCTGCCAAAGTCTTGATCCTGCCCTTGCTTCCATGACAATCTTTGATACCTCTGGCATTGAAGCATGGGTTACAGAAAATAACCCAAAATATGCCAACCGTATTATCAAGCAGCTAAAGGCTTTCAAAAAGTCCCATAACCTTGATGATTCCTATGATCCTTATAAAGCTGCTTATGGCTCTATGCCAACTCATGCGGCTTCCAATCAGGCAATCCAGCAGATGTACATCAATGGACATTTCTGTTACGCCTATAAATTTGGTATTATTACGAACGGGCTTGGTATTGTTCGTGACATCACTTTCTACAACAAGGACTTTCTAAAAAAACATCCTGATATCGTTGTAGGGAAGAAATCAGATTCACCGGATGAGGATAAATCCCTTGCCGATTCGAAAGCACTTCTTCCAGTTTTAATTGACTTTTTCCAGAAACATCCTTTAATAAATTCAAAGACGTTTCTTGGAGATGCTGCGTTTGATGCCATTAACATTTACAAATCCCTCTTTGAAGAAATTGGCTTTCAAAAAGCTTTTATCCCTTTAAAAACAAAGCTTTCTGTGGAAGGAACCGACTATACTGTCAATGAAAACGGTATTCCCTGCTGTCCTCACGATCCATCACTTCCGATGCGGCGTGAAGGAAGCAGATCCCATTTGCGGAGCAAACTTCCTACCATGAAGTTTGTATGTCCAAAAATGAAATGGGAATACAATCCTGCCGACAAGTCAAAACATCGCGTATGTCATTGTGACAATCCATGTACATCTTCTTCCTGCGGACGAATGATCTACATTTATCCTGAAAAGAACCTTCGTGCCTATCCTGGTGTAGAACGCGGCTCACAGGAATGGGAGGATACTTACAAGATCCGTGTAAATGTTGAAAAGTCAATCAACCATTTCAAAGATAGTTTCTGCATTGCAGATCGTAAAACACAGAATGAGAAAACACTTCATGCTGATTTACTGCTTGCAGGAATTACCCAGCTTGTTACTGTGCTTGTCGCTGATAAGATTCATCAATACCAATACATCCGGAGTTTGAAGCCTTTGATTGCCTGATTATTAATATGCATACAATCTTTTCTTCGCAGTTTATCTGGGAAGTCTTTTAGTCATGTTCAAATTTAGAAGTACCTATTTTTCATCTTAAGAATCCTGCGTTGCAAGATTCTTACCGCTTTTTAGTTAGGATTGCGAACTTGTTTCGCAATTACCTATTAATATCCATACATCTGATCCAGAGTAACTTCTTTTGTCTTTGCGCCCTCTTTCACATCTTTTCCATAAGGAAATGCGATCAGATCATCTTCACTGAGCCCACCTTTGACAATCACACTGTAACCGCTGTCTACAGCTGCACCCACTGAAATCTCCTGTTTCTTCAGGATACCATTATCATCTTTATACACATAGTTTTTATTATTGTCATTTCTGACAAAAGCTTTCTGAATGACCATAATGTTCTCTGCAGCAGATGCTTCATAATTGACAGTAACCCAGTCCTGATCTTCCAACTGAAGTGTCTTGTCACTTACCACTGCTGTAAATGCATAATAAGACACATTTGGATTACTGCTTCCATAGAAGCTGTTTCCGGTTACAGGATATTCCGAAACATCCATAACATCTGCCTCAAAAGATCCGCTGGTATAACTTGTACAGTTAAGCTTTGTGCCTTCTTTAAAATCATCGAGCATCAGTTCACTCACAGAACCTACAACATAAAAACCATCACTGCTTTTTATCTTGATCAGAGCCTTACCGTCAGTTGTCTCACCGCTTCCGGAATCCCCCACATAAGTAACCGTACCATCCAGTTTTGCAGTGATAAGCTTTTTATTCGCTTTCTTTTCCAGCTGTGATATCTTGATATCGCTTTCCTGAAGATCCAGCTTAAGGCTGGCAATCTTACTCTTCTGATACTTGATGGCATCTGCTCTGGAAACAGGAGTTCCGGTAGGTTCATCATTCCCACCAGGATTATCATCTCCTCCATCATCCGGATTCTCATCATATTTATCTGCATCTGCCAGTGTGAATTCCACCTCTGCAAATTCATATACCGGTTTCTCCAGAAGACTTCCGTTTACCAGATAATAACCTGTGCAGGAGGTTTTCAGATCATCATAGTCCGCTATTGTATCATTCTGATGAAATTCCAGACGGTACCAGTAACCACCCTGATTAACAACTTTGGTTCCATCAGGACTGTATCCTGCAAGTTTATTAAAGAATGAACCCATTACTGTTACTTTTTCTTTTGCACTGCTACACAGATATACATATGGATCGTCCTCTGTGCCACTTCCTGTAAACGGAACAGAATCTGCATCCAGTTTCTGATAAAACGGCTCGTCACCATCAGTGATATTCGGATCACCTTTTCGGTAATAGGGATCAAAATATGTGGTATGATCATCCAGTGCCGGCGTTGGCGTTGGTGATAATTCCGGCATATCATTTTTTCCGGAATTAAAATCATCCTTCTCTCCGTCACTGAATCCATTTGCTGAAGGATCCGTATATACCGGAATATCATGATCCGCAGATGTTCCATCTGATGAACCGCCTGTATTTCCGGTATCTGTTGAAGCATCATCTCCCGGTAAATCTGCCTTGGATGAAGAATTGTCTGAGCCCGCATTATCCACTGCATCTCCATCTGTAAAAGCAGATAATAAAAACGGATACATGGCTGTTGCCAGGTAACTGCCGGACATATCTGCTGTGGATGATAACGTATCATCCGGCGTCATTTCATCATCACCTGTATCATTATCAGTTTTTCCTGTTTTTGAATTCAGGTTATCGGCGTCTGTACCCGCATCTGTTTCCTCTACAGGTCCACCATTCTGAAGGCTGTTCAATCTGTTCACTGCTTTATTTAAATCCTGCTCCAGTTTCTGTTTTTTCAGCTTTGCTATATTCAGTTCCATTTCCACCAGAGTAGTATCAAAAGAAACCAGAGGATCCCCTTTTTTTACGGCATCTCCCTTTGTCACATAAATCTGATCAATGATCAGGTCTTTATCACCGTTTACTGTCTGTGTTGCACTGGATGTAATGTTTCCGTCAAGCGTGGTGGAAGGTGTATAAAATTCCTGCAGTAATCCGCTCACAGGAGTAACCGCCACTGTTTTCTGGCTGTTTTTCTTCAGCTGCATCAATCCCGCTGTAATTCCGCTTCCTGCGATTACCACCACAAGCACTCCTGCGAGGATTTTCTTTACTTTGCCCATGAAGATCACCTCTTTTCCTGAAGGATACCATCTTTGATCGTAACCACCCTCTTCGCATGTGCGGCAATATCCGCATCATGGGTGATCATCAATACAGATACCCCCTCATCATTCAGCCTCTGGAAAAGTTCCATAACCTGCGCACCGGATTTACTGTCAAGAGCACCTGTAGGTTCATCTGCAAGAAGAAGTTTCGGGTTATTGACGATCGCCCTGGCAATGGCAACCCTCTGCATCTGACCTCCTGAAAGCTGATTTGGCTTAAAATCCACTCTGTCCGCCAGGCCCACTCTGTCAAGTGCTTTCAGAGCGCGTTCTCTTCTCTCCTTCTTAGGTACCCTCGCATAATTTAATGGCATCTCAACATTTGCCAGAGCACTCTGCTTAGGGAGAAGATGAAAGCTCTGAAAAACAAACCCTATCTTATTCAGCCGAAGATCCGACATTTCATTCTCCGAACACGCCTTAATATCCACGCCATCCAGAAAGAAAGTTCCCTCTGTCTGTTTGTCCAGACATCCGATAATGTTCATCAAAGTAGTTTTTCCCGAACCGGATGGTCCCATAATTGCCACGTATTCTCCTTCTTCCATGGAGAAATTCACATCTTTTAATACCGGAACCTTCATTTTACCTTGCTGATATTCTTTATATATACCCTTTAATTCCAGTATCATTCGATCCCCTCCACGTCTTCACCTGCGCTCATACCAGGTGCCTCATCGATTGGTACAAGTTCCTCATTTGGATCAATCGAGTCATCCGAACTGTCATCTTCAGAACTCTCTTCCATATCTGGATCTGTATAGGCTTCCCCATCTGCGGAATCTGGCTGTTCATCATCCATATTTCCATGATCAGCATCCATATCTGTAATCCCGTCCGCGCCTTGGCTCATTGTCTGAGCCAGATCTCCGATCTCTGTTTTTTCGCCTTCTTCCAGAGCCGCTGTCGGGAATGCAATCGCATCTTTCTTTGTAAGGCCCTCAACAATCTTATATTCTCCAAGATCATCATCATGTTCTCCAAGTGTTACATAACGCTTCTCCAGTCTGTTCTTATCGCTGGCTGCCCATACATACGGTTCATTGGTATCTGTGTCCAGAATATAGTAATCACTGAGCCACAGACCGTCTTTTTTCTCATCCTGTCCGATGTCACGTTCTATGTACACATGCTGTCCAAGCATCAGATTCTCAGAGGAATCCAATTCCACATAAAAAGGATAAGAAGTAGACGTTGTCTGATCATCGGAACTGGTACTTGCCATACCCATATACATATCATTACTGCTGTCATCTGAAGTTCCATTATTCACATCTACGGATCCCATCGTTCCTTTCCATGTTTTACTGCTGTCTACTCTGGAACGGATGATCACTGCCTCTCCGGGTACAATAGAATCCCTGTTCTGTTCATTAACTTTACCTTTCACTCTGTAAGCACCTGTACTGAGAATTGTAATAAATGCAGAACTGTCCGAACTTCCGTCACCTGACGACATGTTACTGTCCATTGCACTGCTGTCATCCACAGAATCACCGTCGTCACTTGTCATTTTGGAAGTGTCAATTTTCTGTATCACACCATCTATTTCACTTCGAACCTCTGTATTCTGTGTTGCGCTCTGAAGTTTATCAATTTCAGACTGTTTACTCTTCTGACTATATTCATTCTTCTTGAGATTCATTTTGTTAGTCTCGATTTCAATGGTATAGGACAACTGATCTTCGGCCTTTGCTTTTTTCTTCTCCGCTTCCAGCGTAGCTATCTGTTCTGTCAGGCTGATCTGTTCATTTTTTAATCTGTCCAGATCCAGTTGCGCCTGCTTCAGATCATCCTCAATACTGCTGAGATCATATTCAAAAAGAAGCTGTCCGGCCTTTACCTCTTCTCCGGTCTTAACTTCCACTTCTTTTACTTTTCGTCCACTTTCTATTTTTACGTTTACAGTTTTCTGCGGTTCTACCACACCGGCAAACCGATTTACCGCTGTTGTTTCAGATCCGGTGATCACGCTTACTTTTGACACATACACAATAGAATCACCGGTTCCACTCTGACCGTTTCCTTTAAAGTGATACCAGACTCCGGTTCCGATACCACCTGCTGCGATCAGGATTCCCAAAACGATAATAATACGTTTCTTCATAAATTGCCTCCTTGATATTGTCACCTTGTTCAGGCTAACATCTATTATACACTACTGCTTTTTTATATCATTATTATTCACTTTCCTATCATAGCAGATTCTGCCTTGAAATAAAAGCTTTGTAACCAAATGGAAACATTTTTCACAATTTTTTCACGTTTTTTTTATGAATTTCGTTCATCTTTTTCACTTTTTTGACAGTCAGTACAAAATCTGTTAAAATAAACAGAAAAGTAACTGTCAAACAGTTGCACAGAAAGCACTGTGAAAGGAAAGAACACGTATGAATATAAACAAACACCTGATTCTTCTTTTCTCTGTCTTATTTTTTCTTTTTGCTGTATCTGTAAGCAGCGGCTGTTTCCGCAAAAATGAGTCAGATGTAAAGAGTGTAGTCAGAAATGAACTGGATCAGTTAAAAAATCTCGATTCAGAAACTACGCAAAAATACATACCCTATACAGAGCTGTTCCCCGATGCCACAGAGAATACTGATTTAACTGATGAAATCAATGAAACCTTTTCTCTCTTTTTCCGGAAATTTAATTACAAAATTTCGGATGTCATCGTCGGCACAGCCAATCATTCTGCCACTGTTTCTGTCAAACTGACCACAATCGATTCCAAAGTTCTTGCCAGAGATTTTAAAGCAGAACTTCTCCGGACACAGATCACAGAGTCAGCCCAGGCACAAAAAGGAAATATCAAAGATTCTTCCAGATCTCTTGAGGCTCATTATCTGATCCTGAATCATCTTTTAAACACAAATGACTATGATACAGCTGAGACAGACTGTAACATACAGCTTGTCAATACAGGCAATGATAAAAAGGAAAAATGGAAGATCCAGCGTACCAATTCTCTGGAAGATGACCTTGTCGGCGGTCTTATAGCTGATCTGGCAGATCCGGATATCCTTTCACCGGAAGATACCCTGACCGTCTATCTTGACACTCTACAGAAACTGGATTTGAAAGAAATGACATCTTATCTGGGTGTAGTAAATATCATGAATACATCCGATACTGCAAAAAATTCCATTGCCTCAGCACTTGCCGAACAGATTCATAAAAATTTTAATTATGTCATTAAATCCAGCAGTGAAAATGGATACAATGCCACTGTTACAACTGAAATTACAACCTTTGACAGTGATTCGATCCTGGCTGATTATCAGGAAAAGCTTGATAAATATCTGGCTTCTGCTGACGCAGTTATCGATGGCTCCCAGAAACGATACGAGAAATCTTTCGAAATTCTTCTGAACAGCATCAATGATAATACCGTTACTACCGTCAATGATGTAGATTTTGTTCTAATCAATGATGGGGTATCCTGGAAACTTCAGGATGAGGGAAATACTTTGGGAAATGCTATTTTCGGTACTTTGACAGATTCTCCTCTCGAGACTTCTGATTCTGAGGATGAAAATATTTCTGCCGATACAGATAAGCAGACAGATGATAATACTTCTACTGAAAGCAGTTCCAATTAACGATTAGTCAATCGGATATTCGCAATCCGCTTCCGCTACTTGCTCATAACCAAATAACTGCTTCGCAGTTTGGTTAAACAACTAAAAAGGCCACCATATCACAGAAATGTTCCTTTCCCGAATCATTCTATGATATGGTGGTCTTTTTAATCTTTGTCTTATTCTTTTTACATCCCCGTTATAATTTTGATAAACAGTAAAACCAGAACGATCAGAATAATCGGTCTTACGATTTTATTTCCATTTTTCATTACCATTCCAGATCCTACATAATGCCCTGCAATGGAAAAAACAGAAGCTGCAAGTCCAAGATATATGACAATCTTTCCACTAAATAAAAAAACAACTAATGCCATTATATTAGAAGAAAGATTTGCAAGTTTCATAGTTCCGGAAGCTTTCGCTACGGGAAGTTTTGCTACTCCTGTATATAAAATAAGCAGAAACGTACCAGTTCCCGGCCCATAAAAGCCATCGTAGCAGCCAACAGCCAGAGAACACACCGCACACAAAATCCACTGTTTCTTTCTGGAAATCTCTACATTGCTGTTATCATCCAGATTTTTCTTCTTCATTACATAAAACGCAACAATAGGAAGTACTGGAATCAGCATCCATTTTAATATCTTATCACTGGCAAGAAGCGCAATATGAGCGCCTGCAAAAGAACCGACAAGAGCCATGGAAATACATGGCAGTGCAACTCCCCAGTCTACAAATTTATTCTTACATAAACGTGCTGTTGAAATCGCTGTCCCAGTTGCCGAGGATAATTTATTCGTTGCTATCGCATTGTGCATCGGAACCCCTGCAAGCAAATACGCAGGCAGGGAGATCAAACCACCCCCGCCTGCGATAGAATCAACTAATCCTGCAAGGAATACCAACGGGCATACAATCAAAAACGTCTGAATTGTAAGCTCCATCCTTATTCAGTTACTTCCTCCGGTCTTACTTCCAGTTCCAGTTCTTTTAACTGCTCCTCGCTTACGCGGCTCGGAGACTGAGTCATCAGACAGGAAGCATCTTTAACCTTCGGGAATGCGATTACGTCACGGATGCTGTCAACTTTCGCCATAAGCATTACCAGACGGTCAAGTCCGTATGCCAGTCCGGCATGAGGCGGAACTCCATATTTGAATGCGTCCAGAAGGAATCCAAACTGCTCGTGAGCAGCTTCTTTTGTGAATCCAAGTGCTTCAAACATTCTCTCCTGAATATCATCCTGATGGATTCTGACACTTCCTCCACCAATTTCATTACCGTTTAATACGATATCATATGCTTTTGCACGAACTTTTCCAGGATCTGTATCCAGAAGTGGAAGGTCCTCTTCCATAAGCATGGTAAATGGATGATGCATTGCTGTGAAACGATTCTCTTCTTCACTCCATTCAAGAAGCGGGAACTCTGTTACCCATACGAAACGATACTCATTCTTATCAAGAAGATCCATCTGCTTTGCAAGTTCCAGACGAAGTGCGCCAAGTACATCATAAACCAGTTTCTTCTTATCTGCTGCAAACAGAAGTAAGTCTCCTGCTTTACCATCCATAGCTGCTACCAGAGCATCCATCTCTTCATCTGTCATGAATTTAGCAAAAGAAGATTTTCTTGTGCCATCTTCAGCGATTGCAATGTATGCAAGGCCTTTTGCACCATAACCTTTGGCAAACTCAACCAGTTTGTCAATTTTCTTACGTGGCATAGCGCCCTGTCCTTCTGCATTGATACCACGAACACTGCCGCCATTTTCCAACGCAGAAGTAAACACGCTGAATCCACAGTTTTTAACTACATCACTTACATCATGAAGTTCCATTCCGAAACGCATATCCGGTTTATCAGAACCAAATCTGTCCATAGCTTCCTGCCATGTGATACGCTGGATTGGAAGTTTTACATCAATATCAAGTACTTCCTTGAACAGATAAGCAAGGAATCTCTCATTTACATCAATTACGTCATCAACATCTACAAAAGAGAGTTCCATATCAATCTGGGTAAATTCCGGCTGTCTGTCCGCACGAAGGTCTTCGTCACGGAAACATCTTGCAATCTGGATATAACGGTCATAACCAGAGCACATCAGAAGCTGTTTGTACAGCTGCGGAGACTGTGGCAGACCATAGAAATGTCCCGGATGAACACGAGACGGTACCAGATAATCTCTTGCACCTTCCGGTGTACTCTTACCAAGCATCGGAGTTTCAATTTCAAGGAATCCTTCTTTTGCGAAGAACTGTCTTGTAATCATCATGACTTTGCTCTTAAGCATAATATTCTTCTGAAGGTCAGGTCTTCTTAAGTCAAGATAACGATATTTCAGACGGATTTCATCTTTTGTCTTGCTGTTCTCTTCAATTGGGAACGGAGGTACCTCTGCTTCAGACAGAACACGAAGGGATTTTACGCGAAGCTCAATTTCACCTGTTGCAAGATTCTTGTTAACAGCGCCGCCTCTTTCTTCTACCACACCGGTAACAGCGATTACGAATTCACTTCTCAGCTTACCTGCTTTTGCAAAACCTTCTTCATCAATGCTGCCATTCTCAAAAATCAGCTGCATGATACCGGAACGGTCTCTTAAATCTACGAAAATAATTCCGCCTTTATCGCGGGCTTTCTGAACCCATCCCATAAGGACAACTTCTTTGCCGATCATTTCCTTTGTTACTTCTGCACATCGGCATGTTCTGTGCAGTCCCTGCATACTTTCAGCCATGTTTCTTTCCTCTTTTCATGCTTTCTATATTATAAGAATTGTTGTAACTATCCGGCAGTCTGCTATCTCGCAATGTTGCTGAACAGTTACGAATTATTACATTCTGTCTTTAAAGAATTCTACAAACTCTGTATAGCCCTCTGCTGTCATCTGATCTTTCTGGAATTTCTTATTCTTCTTCATAATAGAAATATTGATCTGTGTTCCGGCATTACGCTCTTCCTGAGCCTGTTTCAGAATCGTCAGCATCTTGTCTGCCGGCATATTCTTCTCGATAAGATATGCTTTCTTACCATTCTTTGTCGGGATTTCATAATTTCTCTCAAGAAGAAGCATTACGATTCTCTCGAATCCAATTGAAAATCCGCAGGCAGATGTATTGTTTCCTGTAAATTTACCGATCATCTCATCATAGCGTCCACCGCCGCCTACGCTGCCGCCAAACTCATCCATAGAGATTTCAAAAATCGGTCCTGTATAATAAGACATTCCACGTACCAAAGTCGGATCGAAAGACATCTTAAAATCTGCTGTTTTAACAGAATCCACAGTAGAAATAATAGTCTCAAGATCCTCGGCAACCTTAGGATCCAGAACATCTTTTAATTTCTCCTTGCAATAACGGACACCCTCAATGTCAGAAGTGATCTCTTTGAAAAGTCCAAGATAAGTATCAATGCTCTCTTTTGCAAATCCTTCCTTCTCCAGTTCTTCTGCAACACCTTCCAGACCAATCTTGTCCATCTTGTCCAGAATGATAAACACAGTGTCAAAGCTTTCCTGTGGGAATCCACTGTACTGCGCCATCGCTTTTAAGATTTTTCTGTCGTTGATGCGAATCGTAAAGTTATGGAAATCCAGCTTTCCGAGCAACGTTGTGGTAGCAAGAACCAGTTCGATCTCAGCCAGATAAGTAGGCTCACCCAGAATATCAATATCACACTGCATAAACTGACGGAAACGTCCTCTCTGCGGTCTGTCTGCTCTCCACACATTGCCCATCTGAAGTGCCTTAAAAGGAGCCGGAAGCTCATTTGCGTTGTTGGAATAATATCTGGAAAGCGGCACAGTCAGATCGTAGCGAAGTCCGGAGTCAACCAGATCACTTTCTTTCTCTGCTTCCGCAAGTTTCAGTTTCTCCCCACGTTTCAGGATCTTGAAAATAAGTTTCTCATTCTCTCCGCCCTGTTTACTGGAAAGATTTTCAATATGTTCCACACATGGTGTCTCTATAGATGAAAAGCCAAATGTTCCGTATGTTTCACGAATCATGTTCATCACATAATTACGGATTTCCATCTCTTTTGGTAAAATGTCCTTCATACCGGTTACCGGTTTCTTCTTTAATGCCATGTTGTCCTCCTCTTTTATAAAAATTCTGCCCGTCTCCATTATGAACCACTCTCTGAAACGCAAGAAAAACCTGCATATCAAAATTTTTTACTTCATCGATCATCAACTCCATAACTGAAGAAATATCAAATCCTCTTCTGTATGGTCTGTCAGAGATCAATGCTGCATATACATCGCAGACTCTGAGTATCCGGGCACCTATGGGTATATCATCACCTGCTTTATTGGACGGATATCCACTACCATCATAATTCTCATGATGGTACAGGATACTCTCCAATACAAAATCCGAATATCCCTGCCCTTTAAGTTCCTCATATCCCAATGCAGAATGCATCCGGACATACTTCAGTTCCTCGATCACCAGAGGATCCTGCTCCTGTCCGTTAATATAACTTGTCAGCTTCAGCTTTCCTATATCATGGAGCATTCCTGCTATTGCAAGCTCATAACACTGTTCATGCGGCAGTCCCATCTCCTCTGCAACCGCATAAGCCAGATTACTTACCAGCATTCCATGATGCAGTTCAGAAGCAAGGTCAAATTCCAGGATCCTCTGCTGTGAACCTGCTGCTGTCTTTTGTACTGTGTCCAAAATGTTACCTCCACATCCTACAGCCAGGTAGCTATTGCTGTCCGTTTTCTCTCGATCATCTCATCAATGCGGGAAATATAATTAGAAACGTCTTTTACATTCTCCACACGTTCAATTCTCTGTCCATGGTCAAAGACCAGCTTGGAAGAACCGCCTGCCCCCAGTGCGATGATAGGCTGTTTTTCCTCCATAATCAGTATATTGTAAATTCCCGCTTTGTCAACCTTTGCATAGCCAACATTTTCAAAATTTCCCTTCATATTCTTCTGTCTGTACAGATAATAAGGACCCATTCCCATTTCATACGCAGTTTTCATGGTCAGATCCATAATCTCCTGATTATTCTCAAAAGACATTTCCTGATATTTCTCTTTAAAAATATTCAGCCTTGCTGCACGTTTCACTGCCAGTGAATGTACGGTAATACTGTCCGGTGCCAGTTCACGAACCTGTTCAAGAGTCCGCTCTACCATGTGAATATCCTCACCCGGGAGTCCTACGATCAGATCCATGTTAATGTTATCGTATCCCAGCTCTCGTGCCAGATGAAACGCTTCTTTTGTCTGCTCCACAGTATGTCTGCGGCCGATAATATCCAGGGTTTCCTGATTCATAGTCTGTGGATTTACGGAAATTCTTGTTACCGGATACTCCCTGATCGCCATCAGCTTTTCACGTGTAATACTGTCCGGTCTGCCGGCTTCCACAGTAAACTCTGCCAGTCCTTCATAGCCAAAAGCTTCTCCCACTGTATCCAGGAGCTTACGGATCTGATGTGGAAGCAGTGTAGTCGGGGTACCGCCGCCAATATAGATGGTGTCCAGTTTTCTTCCCTTCATCATAAGAGCAGTCTCTCTTACCTCACGGCAGAGAGCTTCCACATATTCATCTGTTCTCTTCTCCCACACTTTCAGCGGATAGGAGCTGAAGGAACAATACAGACAGATACTTGGGCAAAACGGGATTCCAATATAAAGGCTGTATCCATTTTCATAGTCAATATCCTTCAGAATCTCTCTTTCCCTGTTTGCAATAGTGATGGCAAGCGCTGTTTTCTGCGGACTCACCAGATATCTCTCACGCATCTCCCGGGCTGCTTCCGTATTTTTCATTCCGGATTCGATCATTCCCATTGCCAGTTTGGCAGGACGTATTCCTGTCAGATTTCCCCATGGAAGAGTTCTGCCCGTCAGTTTTACCAACAACTGATACAGAGCATATTTGATATTATCTTTATTCTCTTTTCTCAGAGCATGAGCATCCTGTATTCCACAGCCTGCATTCTCTTTAGAAAGTATG from the Blautia wexlerae DSM 19850 genome contains:
- the hemZ gene encoding coproporphyrinogen dehydrogenase HemZ, translating into MKRGIIHLCKIGILFKNRDFEHDVYELIKAFYPEAEIHTLYENGEAEYDLRFSVERDNDSYIIKYERTENLSKQETEQKGVISADILSKENAGCGIQDAHALRKENKDNIKYALYQLLVKLTGRTLPWGNLTGIRPAKLAMGMIESGMKNTEAAREMRERYLVSPQKTALAITIANREREILKDIDYENGYSLYIGIPFCPSICLYCSFSSYPLKVWEKRTDEYVEALCREVRETALMMKGRKLDTIYIGGGTPTTLLPHQIRKLLDTVGEAFGYEGLAEFTVEAGRPDSITREKLMAIREYPVTRISVNPQTMNQETLDIIGRRHTVEQTKEAFHLARELGYDNINMDLIVGLPGEDIHMVERTLEQVRELAPDSITVHSLAVKRAARLNIFKEKYQEMSFENNQEIMDLTMKTAYEMGMGPYYLYRQKNMKGNFENVGYAKVDKAGIYNILIMEEKQPIIALGAGGSSKLVFDHGQRIERVENVKDVSNYISRIDEMIERKRTAIATWL